In one Methylocaldum szegediense genomic region, the following are encoded:
- a CDS encoding IS481 family transposase, translating into MQIRLHKNARTTPAVRQAIQASTLSERALAQKHGISRTTVRKWKHRSSVEDASHRPHTLRTTLTPAQEAIVVYLRQALLLPLDDLLAVTREFLNPAVSRSGLDRCLRRHGVASLKTLLPPTEKAKVKPFKAYEPGFLHLDVKYLPAIDGEPRRYLFVAIDRATRWVYVALKPNRSALSAKDFLKAVIQAAPFRIQKCLTDNGSEFTDRFLTRTRQPSGTHEFDRLCTEQGIEHRLIPPGRPQTNGLVERFNGRIEEVLQTHHFDSTADLDTTLHRYVELYNHHIPQKALRHLTPIQALKNWQLSHPHLFRKKVYDLAGLDT; encoded by the coding sequence GTGCAGATTCGTCTTCATAAGAACGCCCGTACCACCCCGGCCGTTCGGCAGGCCATTCAAGCGTCCACGTTGAGCGAGCGCGCCTTGGCCCAAAAGCATGGCATTAGCCGAACGACCGTCCGCAAGTGGAAACACCGCTCCTCGGTCGAAGATGCCTCACACCGGCCCCACACCCTCAGAACCACGCTCACGCCCGCCCAGGAAGCCATCGTGGTCTACCTCCGCCAAGCTCTGCTCCTCCCCTTGGATGATCTCCTGGCCGTGACCCGGGAATTTCTCAATCCCGCCGTGTCCCGTTCCGGGCTAGACCGCTGCCTGCGCCGCCACGGGGTGGCGTCCCTCAAGACCCTGCTTCCGCCTACAGAGAAGGCGAAGGTCAAACCCTTCAAGGCCTATGAGCCCGGCTTCCTTCACCTGGATGTTAAGTACTTGCCCGCCATCGACGGCGAACCCCGCCGATACCTGTTCGTCGCCATCGACCGCGCCACCCGCTGGGTCTATGTCGCCCTCAAGCCCAACCGCTCCGCCTTAAGCGCAAAGGACTTCCTCAAAGCGGTGATTCAGGCCGCGCCTTTCCGCATCCAGAAATGCCTGACCGACAACGGCTCGGAGTTTACCGACCGTTTCCTGACCCGAACTCGGCAGCCCTCGGGGACGCATGAGTTTGACCGCCTCTGTACTGAACAAGGCATCGAACATCGCCTGATTCCGCCGGGCCGGCCCCAAACGAATGGCCTGGTGGAACGCTTCAATGGCCGCATCGAGGAGGTGTTGCAAACCCATCACTTCGATTCAACCGCCGATCTGGACACCACCCTGCACCGCTATGTCGAGCTGTACAATCATCACATTCCCCAAAAGGCCTTACGCCATCTCACCCCGATCCAGGCTCTCAAAAACTGGCAACTGTCCCATCCTCATCTTTTTCGAAAGAAGGTTTACGATCTTGCGGGACTTGACACTTAA
- a CDS encoding DUF1249 domain-containing protein, giving the protein MRIFQPAEKSFWLQKVCEWNYEKLASLIPDLAGVDETAVAQVNGKPSLHLRLLERSPYTLVLELTHDFVRGGEPAVKIRVCLDAKTAEALSDHWRPYVLDAVRDRYSAKSVLDYKWSLNYFLTRWLDHCLQNDYRFGTARYSREEYATL; this is encoded by the coding sequence ATGCGTATTTTTCAACCTGCAGAAAAATCTTTCTGGCTACAAAAAGTCTGTGAGTGGAACTACGAGAAACTGGCGAGCCTGATTCCCGATTTGGCCGGCGTTGACGAGACCGCTGTCGCCCAAGTAAACGGCAAGCCGTCCTTGCACCTGAGATTGCTCGAAAGGTCGCCTTATACCCTGGTGTTGGAGCTTACTCACGATTTCGTTCGGGGGGGCGAACCAGCCGTGAAAATCCGCGTCTGCCTAGACGCGAAGACCGCCGAAGCGCTCAGTGACCATTGGCGACCGTACGTTCTGGATGCCGTCAGAGACCGGTACAGTGCCAAAAGCGTGCTGGATTACAAATGGTCGCTCAATTATTTCCTTACGCGCTGGCTGGACCACTGCCTGCAAAACGACTATCGATTTGGAACCGCTCGCTATTCGCGGGAAGAATACGCTACGCTTTAA
- a CDS encoding chemotaxis protein CheB, which translates to MRRARDRRFGLKSIKQAGGIAIVQDPQEAVFPEMPMNAIQCVAVYYPGVGDRRVLCPIDGPTILMDGPMDLATFFLFSCAYHRDSRLTLPEKSS; encoded by the coding sequence ATCAGGCGTGCTCGGGACCGCCGTTTCGGACTAAAATCCATCAAGCAGGCCGGCGGAATAGCGATAGTCCAGGACCCACAAGAAGCCGTTTTCCCTGAGATGCCGATGAACGCCATCCAATGCGTCGCGGTGTACTACCCGGGAGTTGGGGACAGAAGGGTGCTTTGCCCGATAGATGGCCCAACAATACTAATGGACGGTCCTATGGACCTTGCTACTTTTTTCTTGTTTTCTTGCGCTTATCACCGTGATAGCCGCCTAACCCTTCCGGAAAAAAGTTCATAG
- a CDS encoding PilZ domain-containing protein yields MLKYDEKRDFIRMRADCKMTFRLADTDIVYEGTCVNISGSGILFEADVPLEVGKAVEVHISPRNKITPPLTAYIETLRCTTDETNRYRIAGAIKGIKSE; encoded by the coding sequence ATGCTGAAGTATGACGAAAAACGGGATTTCATCCGCATGCGAGCAGATTGCAAAATGACTTTCCGGCTCGCCGACACTGATATTGTATATGAGGGAACCTGCGTGAATATCAGCGGTTCGGGCATTTTGTTCGAAGCCGATGTCCCGCTAGAGGTCGGCAAGGCTGTAGAGGTCCACATCAGTCCGCGGAACAAGATCACACCGCCGTTGACCGCTTATATCGAAACGCTGCGGTGCACGACGGACGAAACAAACCGCTACCGTATCGCCGGTGCCATCAAAGGCATTAAGAGCGAGTGA
- a CDS encoding GMC oxidoreductase translates to MSSQNPLLEAVVIGSGFGGAIACCRLAQKWKDRVLLLERGKRYPMGSFPRSPHQMAANFWNLPDEKANRPKHIRKRTLRGMFDVRNYTRMDAVVCAGLGGGSLIYANVFLEPPEQVFERGWPKGLNKTVLQPYYQVARSVLGARPIPAWNDDPRRRIIRTELFRDFAESQQRESKLADICVFFGNDFAKPTPIGIQERNRYGAVQTSCVYCGECDVGCNTHSKNTLDLNYLYVAEHVHNAQIQTDCLAEKIVPLNEHGEEDTSADGIHGYRVYYRHLDNGPAHVDTRRVVVSAGTLGTNELLLRCRDVYGTLPRLSQRLGHRFSGNGDFLSFVVEGKKPADPNYGPVITQYTDFNLFQQHDPDRAFILEDASYPAFVAWFVEGLQPSLNPLGMLKKAWRVLKTVWNYLLRNLFSGKWSGSVGEVFYQLLRGDVSNRSSVLLCMGLDKGDGVLTLKDGSLDLDWPQETSMPLYHAILNCGEKFKNFVRSWLFIPLPTWNWPLRNNITVHPLGGCILADSPEEGVVSADERTRGQVFGYQGLYIADGSVLPSAVGANPVATISAVSEWIAQGITDNPELPTDDLSQTIP, encoded by the coding sequence GTGAGTTCGCAAAATCCATTACTTGAAGCAGTCGTCATCGGCAGCGGCTTCGGCGGTGCCATCGCTTGCTGTCGACTCGCACAAAAGTGGAAAGACCGAGTGCTGCTCCTTGAACGCGGCAAGCGCTATCCAATGGGATCGTTTCCCCGCTCGCCCCATCAAATGGCGGCCAATTTCTGGAACCTGCCGGACGAAAAGGCTAATCGCCCAAAGCACATCCGCAAACGCACTCTGCGCGGTATGTTTGATGTCCGCAACTACACCCGCATGGACGCCGTGGTCTGTGCCGGGCTGGGCGGAGGCTCCCTGATCTACGCCAACGTTTTCCTGGAGCCGCCCGAGCAGGTTTTCGAGCGCGGCTGGCCCAAAGGTCTCAATAAAACCGTTCTCCAACCTTATTATCAGGTTGCCAGATCCGTGCTCGGCGCGCGCCCTATTCCGGCCTGGAACGATGATCCCCGCCGCCGCATTATCAGAACCGAGCTGTTCCGGGATTTCGCCGAGAGTCAGCAGCGGGAATCCAAGCTGGCGGATATCTGCGTGTTTTTCGGCAACGACTTCGCCAAGCCAACCCCAATCGGCATCCAAGAAAGGAATCGTTACGGCGCCGTCCAAACCTCCTGCGTCTATTGCGGGGAGTGTGATGTAGGCTGCAACACACACTCAAAGAACACGCTCGACCTCAATTATCTCTATGTCGCCGAGCACGTACACAATGCCCAGATTCAAACCGATTGCCTGGCGGAGAAAATCGTTCCCTTGAACGAACATGGCGAGGAAGACACTAGCGCCGATGGGATCCACGGCTATCGCGTGTACTACCGCCATCTCGACAACGGACCCGCCCATGTCGACACCCGCCGCGTGGTGGTGTCCGCCGGCACCCTGGGCACGAACGAGCTGCTGCTGCGCTGCCGCGACGTCTACGGCACCTTGCCGCGTCTCAGCCAGCGTCTCGGACATCGGTTTTCCGGCAACGGCGACTTCCTGTCCTTCGTAGTGGAAGGAAAAAAACCCGCCGACCCCAATTACGGGCCGGTGATTACCCAGTACACCGACTTCAATCTGTTCCAGCAGCACGATCCGGACCGCGCGTTCATCCTGGAAGACGCCAGCTATCCGGCCTTCGTCGCCTGGTTTGTGGAAGGCTTGCAGCCGAGCTTGAATCCGCTCGGGATGCTGAAAAAGGCTTGGCGGGTTCTCAAAACCGTGTGGAATTACCTTTTGCGAAATCTGTTCAGCGGCAAATGGAGCGGGTCCGTGGGCGAAGTGTTCTATCAACTGCTCAGGGGCGACGTGTCGAATCGCAGCAGCGTGCTGCTCTGCATGGGACTGGACAAAGGCGACGGCGTACTGACCCTCAAGGACGGAAGCCTGGATCTCGATTGGCCGCAGGAAACCAGCATGCCTCTCTATCACGCCATCCTGAACTGCGGGGAAAAATTCAAGAACTTTGTCCGCTCCTGGCTGTTCATCCCGCTACCAACCTGGAATTGGCCGCTACGCAACAATATCACCGTTCATCCCTTGGGCGGCTGTATCCTCGCGGACAGTCCCGAAGAGGGCGTCGTCAGCGCGGACGAACGGACCCGTGGCCAAGTGTTCGGCTATCAGGGCCTGTATATCGCGGACGGCTCGGTCTTACCGAGTGCCGTCGGCGCCAATCCGGTCGCAACCATCTCCGCCGTCTCGGAGTGGATAGCCCAGGGGATTACCGACAACCCCGAGCTTCCTACCGACGATCTCAGCCAGACCATACCCTAA
- a CDS encoding DUF2459 domain-containing protein — protein sequence MLDNSGQSRKKHRKTATPPATLWWLLAALILFAGCATNQVHQALPFTYPDRTIYLVDLGWHTGLAVKRADIPPGLWPEAQDFPKAEYLEVGWGDHDFYQSAGFNLWYGIKALLVPTRSVLHVVGVPVHPTAYFSAADIVEIQLSERQLRQVIVSIHNTYSRTNTDRVQAIAPGLYPDSRFYPAEGKFHMFNTCNVWVARILRDAGLPVVPFFAVSSRGLLSQALEFGKIVRPEAEDH from the coding sequence ATGTTGGACAATTCCGGGCAAAGCCGGAAAAAGCATCGCAAAACGGCCACTCCGCCAGCGACACTGTGGTGGCTGTTGGCAGCGCTGATACTGTTCGCCGGTTGTGCGACAAATCAGGTACATCAGGCGCTGCCTTTCACCTATCCCGACCGCACGATTTATTTGGTCGATCTGGGTTGGCACACCGGGCTGGCCGTCAAGCGGGCCGATATCCCGCCAGGACTATGGCCGGAGGCCCAGGATTTTCCGAAGGCGGAATATCTCGAAGTTGGCTGGGGGGACCATGATTTCTACCAATCCGCCGGATTTAATCTCTGGTATGGGATCAAGGCCCTCCTGGTCCCGACCCGCAGCGTTTTGCACGTGGTGGGCGTGCCCGTCCATCCGACCGCTTATTTTTCCGCCGCGGACATCGTTGAAATCCAATTGTCTGAGCGCCAACTCAGGCAAGTCATCGTATCGATTCACAATACCTACAGCCGCACGAATACCGACAGAGTTCAAGCGATCGCGCCGGGGTTGTATCCGGACAGCCGCTTTTACCCGGCCGAGGGCAAGTTCCACATGTTCAATACCTGCAATGTCTGGGTGGCGCGCATTCTGCGCGATGCAGGGTTGCCTGTTGTGCCGTTTTTCGCGGTTTCATCGAGGGGCCTCTTGTCCCAGGCGCTAGAGTTCGGCAAGATCGTCCGGCCGGAGGCGGAAGATCATTGA
- a CDS encoding thioredoxin domain-containing protein: protein MYPFFLILSWLVSVVSFANAAGSDERVAHVYFFWKDGCPHCEREKDFLTRWQREETRVRVRYLEISREIDNYEVFAALVRQFGIERPGVPLTVVGETFFDGYNDDSTTGAVIKSAATACLEVFCRDLVWPLLTGQASPPAEDSAKPVANLPDILELPIFGEVSIAKVSLPLLTIMLAAVDGFNPCAMWTLLFLIGLLVGLRNRFRMWVLGSAFIVASAAVYYLFMAAWLNLLLFFGMLLWIRILVGMLAVGGGTYYLREYFVNPEAICKVTAPESRKRVFDRLRLLASERRFLLALAGIILLAVAVNLVELICSAGIPAVYTQVLTLSSLPTWQYHAYLGLYILVFMLDDLFVFFVAMQTLRVTGLTGKYVRHAHAIGGLVLIVIGLLLLFKPEWLVFSV from the coding sequence ATGTATCCGTTTTTTCTTATCCTTTCATGGCTGGTCAGCGTCGTTTCGTTTGCCAATGCCGCGGGCTCGGACGAGCGGGTGGCGCACGTCTATTTCTTTTGGAAGGACGGCTGTCCACACTGCGAGCGCGAGAAGGACTTCCTCACGCGATGGCAAAGGGAGGAAACGAGAGTGCGCGTCCGCTATCTCGAAATCAGCCGCGAGATCGACAATTACGAGGTCTTTGCCGCATTGGTCAGGCAGTTTGGCATCGAGCGACCGGGTGTACCTTTGACTGTGGTGGGCGAGACCTTCTTCGACGGCTACAACGATGACTCTACAACCGGAGCGGTGATCAAATCCGCCGCAACGGCCTGCTTGGAGGTTTTTTGCAGGGATCTCGTGTGGCCTTTGTTGACGGGGCAGGCGAGCCCCCCGGCCGAGGACTCGGCCAAGCCGGTCGCAAATTTGCCGGACATCCTGGAACTGCCGATATTCGGCGAAGTGAGCATAGCGAAGGTGTCTCTGCCGTTGCTGACCATCATGCTCGCGGCGGTGGATGGCTTCAATCCGTGCGCGATGTGGACTTTGCTGTTTCTGATCGGTCTGTTGGTAGGATTGCGTAATCGGTTTCGGATGTGGGTGCTCGGCAGCGCGTTCATCGTCGCTTCGGCGGCCGTTTACTACCTGTTCATGGCGGCCTGGCTGAATCTGCTGCTGTTTTTCGGCATGCTGCTCTGGATTCGCATCCTGGTCGGGATGCTGGCCGTGGGGGGCGGTACCTATTATCTTCGCGAATATTTCGTGAATCCCGAGGCGATCTGCAAGGTGACCGCGCCGGAATCCCGGAAGCGGGTGTTCGACCGGCTACGGCTCCTCGCCAGCGAGCGGCGCTTTTTGCTCGCGCTGGCGGGCATTATCCTGCTGGCCGTTGCGGTGAACCTGGTGGAACTGATCTGTTCCGCGGGAATACCGGCCGTCTACACTCAGGTGCTTACGCTGAGCAGCCTGCCGACATGGCAATACCATGCTTATCTCGGCCTATACATCCTGGTATTTATGCTGGACGACCTCTTTGTGTTTTTTGTCGCCATGCAGACCTTGCGGGTGACCGGACTGACCGGGAAATACGTTCGGCACGCTCATGCGATCGGTGGCCTTGTGCTGATCGTCATCGGGTTGCTGTTGCTGTTCAAGCCCGAATGGCTCGTTTTCTCGGTATAG
- a CDS encoding tryptophan--tRNA ligase, with translation MSKKSIVLTGITTTGTPHLGNYVGAIRPAIAASRDHNVLPFYFLADYHALIKCQEPERVRQSTLEIAATWLALGLDTENAVFYRQSDVPEITELAWILSCVTAKGLMNRAHAYKAAVQANEESGETDPDKGVTMGLFNYPILMAADILAFNANKVPVGKDQIQHIEMARDIAGRFNHIYGEHFVLPEAVVSEETAVLCGLDGRKMSKSYDNTIPLFAPENQLRKLIMKIKTNSLLPGEPKDPDTCTLFGIYRAFATKEETAAIRRRYAEGIAWGEMKNILFEYLNDHLKAARERYEALLQAPDKIEETLQEGARKARSYSAPMIRKVRHSVGIRSLSL, from the coding sequence ATGAGTAAGAAATCGATCGTCCTGACCGGGATCACTACGACTGGCACCCCCCATCTCGGAAATTACGTCGGTGCTATACGCCCTGCCATTGCAGCCAGCCGCGATCATAACGTTCTGCCGTTCTATTTTCTCGCGGACTACCATGCCCTGATCAAATGCCAGGAGCCGGAACGCGTTCGCCAGTCGACGCTAGAAATCGCCGCCACCTGGTTGGCTCTGGGATTGGATACGGAAAACGCCGTGTTCTACCGCCAGTCGGACGTACCGGAAATCACGGAACTCGCCTGGATACTGAGTTGCGTCACGGCAAAGGGATTGATGAATCGCGCCCATGCCTACAAGGCTGCCGTTCAAGCCAACGAAGAGAGCGGCGAAACCGACCCCGACAAGGGCGTTACGATGGGGCTGTTCAATTATCCGATCCTGATGGCGGCGGATATCCTGGCCTTCAATGCCAATAAAGTTCCGGTGGGCAAGGATCAGATTCAGCACATCGAGATGGCGCGAGACATCGCCGGACGGTTCAACCACATTTACGGCGAGCATTTCGTGCTCCCGGAGGCGGTGGTCAGCGAGGAAACGGCTGTGCTGTGCGGGCTGGACGGGCGAAAGATGAGCAAGAGCTACGACAATACGATCCCGCTGTTCGCCCCGGAAAATCAGCTCCGCAAGCTCATCATGAAGATTAAGACCAACTCGCTGCTGCCGGGTGAGCCTAAGGATCCCGACACCTGCACGCTATTCGGCATTTACAGAGCTTTCGCGACAAAAGAGGAGACAGCAGCGATACGCCGCCGTTACGCAGAAGGCATCGCCTGGGGTGAAATGAAAAACATCCTGTTCGAATATCTGAATGATCACCTGAAGGCTGCAAGGGAACGCTATGAAGCATTGCTACAGGCACCCGACAAAATCGAAGAAACCTTGCAGGAAGGTGCTCGCAAGGCCAGGAGCTATAGTGCGCCGATGATACGGAAAGTGCGCCACAGCGTCGGCATTCGGAGCCTCAGTCTTTGA
- a CDS encoding 6-carboxytetrahydropterin synthase, whose translation MFTITKEVYFCYGHRLMKHQGKCRHLHGHSVKAAITVMAETLNEQGMVCDFAEIEAAASEYIDEQLDHNLLLHKDDPLLPALASAGERFLALDEHPTAEYLAKLIFGHIAGRGYKVKSVTLWETSNACATYSEF comes from the coding sequence ATGTTTACGATTACCAAAGAAGTGTATTTTTGCTACGGACACCGTCTAATGAAACATCAGGGCAAGTGCCGCCATCTTCATGGACATAGTGTCAAAGCAGCGATTACCGTTATGGCCGAGACTTTAAACGAGCAGGGTATGGTCTGCGATTTCGCGGAAATCGAAGCTGCCGCGTCCGAATACATCGACGAGCAGCTCGATCACAACCTGCTTCTACACAAAGACGACCCGCTTTTGCCGGCACTCGCGTCAGCCGGAGAGCGGTTCCTGGCCCTCGATGAACATCCGACGGCCGAATATCTGGCCAAGCTGATATTCGGACATATTGCGGGCCGGGGCTACAAGGTCAAAAGCGTGACTTTATGGGAGACTTCCAACGCCTGTGCGACTTACAGTGAATTTTGA
- a CDS encoding alpha/beta fold hydrolase — translation MSTNPQNAIGFQFTEEMKGYLAAGETSFEDGYQRGESDGSRFMFHLTIKTEDLDNFLTSPEHRAQAIGYVQSTLVGGRRPVLKGTFNLFVQTGDLNRKEMRYRLFFEDAEGQPLTLSGFKSIQDNTGPDVWKDTTTLFTNLYRGHIEADQEANADLYATGILRIELPDFMHQLTTLRADAPSFAQRMGAMERFGKFFFGALWETYAPSLMPKIGEFEREIPLYTTEGVHDAEITTHPFTTGDRLGLSLLRFLRAPCDDVVVIIHGLTTSSDMFIMPEHYNLVQYLLDHGFTDVWTLDFRMSNRYSYNLHRNRYNMDDIALFDHPAAIATVRRAVGEGKRIHVICHCLGSVSFMMSLFGKAVSGIRSVIANSVSLTPRVPNWSKVKLAIGPFLCDYVLSVEYINPYWRREPGWSLGKLLGWLISSFHRECDSPECHMLSFMWGTGFPALYSHDNLLDVTHKRGGDLYGGVSVHYYRHVRKMVRANNTAVKFEPENPKYKSLPNDYFQYAAEIETPVLFITGQQNRVFTDSNIVCHQRLEKIVPGRHQLHVFPGYGHQDVFMGKNVHVDIFPRLLQFLESQRN, via the coding sequence ATGAGTACCAATCCCCAAAATGCGATCGGTTTTCAATTCACCGAAGAAATGAAGGGCTATCTCGCCGCTGGCGAGACCTCGTTCGAAGACGGCTATCAAAGAGGCGAATCGGACGGCAGCCGATTCATGTTCCACCTGACCATCAAAACCGAGGACCTGGATAATTTTCTCACCTCGCCGGAACATCGGGCCCAGGCCATTGGTTACGTCCAGAGCACTCTGGTCGGAGGAAGGCGCCCGGTCCTGAAGGGGACTTTCAATCTTTTCGTCCAGACTGGCGACCTGAATCGGAAGGAGATGCGCTACCGCCTGTTTTTCGAAGACGCGGAGGGCCAGCCACTCACCCTGAGCGGATTCAAGAGTATCCAGGACAATACCGGCCCGGATGTCTGGAAGGACACCACGACTTTATTCACCAACCTCTATCGAGGTCATATCGAGGCGGACCAGGAAGCCAACGCCGACTTATACGCGACCGGCATCCTGCGTATCGAGCTTCCGGATTTCATGCACCAGTTAACCACCCTGCGTGCCGACGCGCCAAGCTTCGCACAGCGAATGGGCGCCATGGAACGCTTCGGCAAATTCTTTTTCGGCGCGCTGTGGGAAACCTATGCGCCGTCGCTGATGCCGAAAATTGGTGAGTTCGAGCGTGAAATCCCACTTTATACCACAGAAGGCGTACACGACGCCGAAATCACCACCCATCCCTTTACCACCGGTGACCGCCTAGGATTGAGCCTGCTGCGGTTCCTGCGCGCACCCTGCGATGACGTGGTCGTCATCATTCATGGTCTGACCACGTCCAGCGACATGTTCATCATGCCGGAACACTACAACCTGGTGCAGTACCTCCTGGACCACGGTTTCACGGACGTCTGGACCTTGGACTTCCGCATGAGCAACCGCTATTCCTACAACCTGCACCGGAACCGCTACAACATGGACGATATTGCCCTTTTCGATCATCCCGCCGCCATTGCGACGGTGCGCCGCGCGGTCGGCGAGGGCAAGCGCATCCATGTGATCTGCCATTGCCTAGGCTCGGTGTCGTTCATGATGAGCCTTTTCGGCAAAGCCGTGTCAGGCATACGCAGCGTCATCGCCAACAGCGTTTCCCTGACCCCCAGAGTACCGAATTGGTCGAAAGTCAAGCTGGCTATCGGCCCCTTCCTTTGCGACTACGTACTCAGCGTCGAATACATCAATCCTTACTGGCGGCGCGAGCCGGGTTGGTCACTGGGAAAACTTCTCGGCTGGCTAATTTCGTCCTTCCACCGCGAGTGCGATTCACCGGAATGCCATATGCTGAGCTTCATGTGGGGTACGGGCTTCCCGGCGTTATACAGCCACGACAACCTGCTCGATGTCACCCATAAGCGCGGCGGAGATCTGTATGGCGGTGTCAGCGTGCATTACTACAGACACGTGCGCAAGATGGTTCGGGCCAACAATACGGCGGTGAAATTCGAACCCGAAAATCCCAAGTACAAGTCTCTGCCGAACGACTATTTCCAGTATGCGGCCGAGATCGAAACACCGGTATTGTTCATCACCGGGCAACAAAATCGCGTGTTCACCGACTCTAACATCGTCTGCCATCAAAGGCTGGAAAAAATCGTGCCGGGGCGGCACCAGCTGCACGTGTTTCCCGGATACGGCCATCAGGACGTGTTCATGGGGAAAAACGTCCACGTCGATATCTTCCCGCGGCTCCTGCAATTCCTCGAAAGCCAGAGGAATTAA
- a CDS encoding YkvA family protein, whose product MAFGLLYLVNPVELIPDVIPMIGYLDDIAVMAVVLKLVKAELEKYAAWRKARDEYQEALEKLFGDD is encoded by the coding sequence GTGGCCTTCGGCCTGTTGTACTTGGTCAACCCGGTCGAGTTGATTCCGGACGTGATCCCTATGATCGGCTACCTGGACGACATTGCAGTCATGGCTGTGGTCCTGAAGCTCGTGAAGGCGGAACTCGAAAAGTACGCTGCCTGGCGGAAAGCGCGCGACGAGTATCAGGAAGCGCTCGAGAAATTGTTCGGCGATGACTGA
- a CDS encoding chemotaxis protein CheB — protein sequence MPTRDMIVIGASAGCVEALKRLVGDWHAELEATFLVVLHVPSHNTNFLPQILR from the coding sequence ATGCCTACCCGCGATATGATCGTTATCGGCGCCTCGGCGGGATGCGTGGAAGCGTTGAAAAGGCTGGTCGGCGATTGGCATGCCGAACTCGAGGCAACGTTCCTCGTGGTCCTTCATGTCCCAAGTCATAACACGAACTTTTTGCCACAAATTCTCCGTTGA
- a CDS encoding IS481 family transposase — translation MQIRLHKNARTTPAVRQAIQASTLSERALAQKHGISRTTVRKWKHRSSVEDASHRPHTLRTTLTPAQEAIVVYLRQALLLPLDDLLAVTREFLNPAVSRSGLDRCLRRHGVASLKTLLPPTEKAKVKPFKAYEPGFLHLDVKYLPAIDGEPRRYLFVAIDRATRWVYVALKPNRTALSAKDFLKAVIQAAPFRIQKCLTDNGSEFTDRFLTRTRQSSGTHEFDRLCTEQGIEHRLIPPGRPQTNGLVERFNGRIEEVLQTHHFDSTADLDTTLHRYVELYNHHIPQKALGHLTPIQALKNWQLSHPHLFRKKVYDLAGLDK, via the coding sequence ATGCAGATTCGTCTTCATAAGAACGCCCGTACCACCCCGGCCGTTCGGCAGGCCATTCAAGCGTCCACGTTGAGCGAGCGCGCCTTGGCCCAAAAGCATGGCATTAGCCGAACGACCGTCCGCAAGTGGAAACACCGCTCCTCGGTCGAAGATGCCTCACACCGGCCCCACACCCTCAGAACCACGCTCACGCCCGCCCAGGAAGCCATCGTGGTCTACCTCCGCCAAGCTCTGCTCCTCCCCTTGGATGATCTCCTGGCCGTGACCCGGGAATTTCTCAATCCCGCCGTGTCCCGTTCCGGGCTAGACCGCTGCCTGCGCCGCCACGGGGTGGCGTCCCTCAAGACCCTGCTTCCGCCTACAGAGAAGGCGAAGGTCAAACCCTTCAAGGCCTATGAGCCCGGCTTCCTTCACCTGGATGTTAAGTACTTGCCCGCCATCGACGGCGAACCCCGCCGATACCTGTTCGTCGCCATCGACCGCGCCACCCGCTGGGTCTATGTCGCCCTCAAGCCCAACCGCACCGCCTTAAGCGCAAAGGACTTCCTCAAAGCGGTGATTCAGGCCGCGCCTTTCCGCATCCAGAAATGCCTGACCGACAACGGCTCGGAGTTTACCGACCGTTTCCTGACCCGAACTCGGCAGTCCTCGGGGACGCATGAGTTTGACCGCCTCTGTACTGAACAAGGCATCGAACATCGCCTGATTCCGCCGGGCCGGCCCCAAACGAATGGCCTGGTGGAACGCTTCAATGGCCGCATCGAGGAGGTGTTGCAAACCCATCACTTCGATTCAACCGCCGATCTGGACACCACCCTGCACCGCTATGTCGAGCTGTACAATCATCACATTCCCCAAAAGGCCTTAGGCCATCTCACCCCGATCCAGGCTCTCAAAAACTGGCAACTGTCCCATCCTCATCTTTTTCGAAAGAAGGTTTACGATCTTGCGGGACTTGACAAGTAA